A region from the Halomarina litorea genome encodes:
- a CDS encoding DUF1102 domain-containing protein yields the protein MQRRKFLLGAGSLAAAGAAATGTGAVNYFRAERSMNVSTANDSNAFIQLVSTSPYASESANGTLQLNFNQDSNVGGEGLNKNADSRIDGVFEIRNRGGTGMGFWIDDGGSSAVEFFEEQNSSYPTMESSGDAVPVGPGESVGVTIAFLLQENSYSDVPNEITIAADESQYP from the coding sequence ATGCAACGGCGAAAATTCCTACTCGGTGCAGGATCGCTCGCTGCCGCGGGGGCAGCTGCAACAGGGACTGGTGCGGTCAACTACTTCCGAGCAGAGCGGTCGATGAATGTTTCGACAGCGAACGACAGTAACGCGTTCATTCAGCTGGTTTCGACGAGCCCCTATGCTAGTGAATCTGCGAATGGGACGCTCCAGTTGAACTTCAATCAGGATTCTAACGTTGGTGGAGAGGGCCTCAACAAAAACGCGGATTCGCGGATTGACGGAGTCTTCGAGATTCGGAACAGAGGTGGCACGGGGATGGGATTCTGGATCGACGATGGAGGCAGCTCCGCGGTGGAATTCTTTGAGGAACAAAATAGCTCCTACCCGACGATGGAGTCGTCAGGTGATGCGGTTCCGGTTGGTCCCGGCGAAAGCGTGGGTGTGACTATTGCGTTCCTTCTTCAAGAGAATTCGTACTCGGACGTCCCCAACGAGATAACGATTGCAGCGGACGAATCACAGTACCCGTAG
- a CDS encoding signal peptidase I: MSDRILPHFLSKSVGGVAILLVVLLLVQASGQLFLIGFVESGSMEPTLNQGDGFIAAPIALAGSPEAGDVITYDAEELHDGGLVTHRIVRDTPRGYITQGDANPFTDQDGESEPPVKDAQIVAKALQINGQVVVIPHLGTAVEGIRGVLTTVQTSLASLFGTRSLLGAQGLGYLLFAFAGLFYVVDWYREGSVRRRTRSTKRDTGVPMRLVLVGFALLIVVGATTAMVAPGGTQEYGVVSAEFESERPDVIPVGESKTHEYVVGNGGLLPAQVYVEPASEGVAVSDQRLHLAGGEETTTDVTLSAPDETGYYRRYVVEHRYLAVLPGGVIDALYEFHPWAPIVVIDALLAGAFLALTLPFAPSGRVRERSRETGSTLSKFSRRLDRLLG, from the coding sequence ATGAGCGATCGGATACTACCTCATTTCTTGTCCAAGTCTGTCGGAGGAGTGGCAATACTCCTCGTAGTCTTACTTCTCGTGCAGGCGTCAGGACAACTGTTCCTGATCGGATTTGTCGAGTCGGGTAGTATGGAACCCACGTTGAATCAAGGTGATGGATTCATTGCCGCACCGATAGCTCTCGCGGGAAGCCCCGAGGCAGGTGACGTAATTACATACGACGCTGAAGAGTTGCACGACGGCGGTTTGGTGACCCACAGAATCGTGAGAGATACACCCAGGGGGTATATCACTCAGGGCGACGCCAACCCGTTTACTGACCAAGACGGGGAAAGCGAACCACCAGTCAAGGACGCCCAAATCGTCGCCAAAGCTCTCCAGATAAACGGACAGGTCGTCGTCATCCCGCACCTCGGCACCGCAGTTGAGGGCATCCGGGGCGTCCTCACCACGGTCCAGACCTCCCTCGCCTCCCTGTTCGGCACCCGTTCGCTCCTCGGGGCGCAGGGACTGGGCTACCTCCTCTTCGCGTTCGCGGGGCTGTTCTACGTCGTCGACTGGTACCGCGAAGGCTCCGTGAGACGGCGCACACGCTCTACGAAACGCGACACGGGCGTCCCGATGCGCCTCGTCCTCGTCGGGTTCGCCCTCCTCATCGTCGTCGGGGCGACCACCGCGATGGTCGCTCCCGGCGGGACGCAGGAGTACGGCGTCGTGAGCGCGGAGTTCGAGTCCGAGCGCCCGGACGTCATCCCCGTTGGTGAGTCGAAGACCCACGAGTACGTCGTCGGCAACGGCGGCCTCCTCCCGGCGCAGGTGTACGTCGAACCGGCCAGCGAGGGCGTCGCCGTCTCCGACCAGCGACTCCACCTCGCGGGCGGCGAGGAGACGACGACGGACGTGACGCTCTCCGCGCCCGACGAGACGGGCTACTACCGTCGGTACGTGGTCGAACACCGCTACCTCGCCGTCCTGCCGGGCGGCGTCATCGACGCCCTCTACGAATTTCACCCGTGGGCACCGATCGTCGTCATCGACGCGCTACTCGCGGGCGCGTTCCTCGCGCTGACGCTCCCGTTTGCCCCGTCGGGTCGCGTGCGCGAGCGCTCGCGCGAGACGGGGTCCACGCTGTCGAAGTTCTCGCGCCGCCTCGACAGGTTGCTCGGCTGA
- a CDS encoding DUF7344 domain-containing protein, with amino-acid sequence MSNATARLEPDEETQEAELTEAEVFDVLSNQRRRFTYHYLKQADSPVVDLRQVVDHVAAWECEKEVRELTSAERNRVSTALHQFHLPKMDDCGFVEYDQQRGHVELSDPATELEVYLDVVPGPDVPWSRYYIGLAGVNAVVLAGVLVDVAPFSLLPPTSWLVFLVASLVVSAAAHTYLTRRMRLGSADDPPGRVER; translated from the coding sequence ATGAGCAACGCGACGGCACGACTCGAACCCGACGAGGAGACACAGGAGGCAGAACTGACCGAAGCAGAGGTCTTCGACGTGTTGAGTAACCAGCGCAGGCGCTTCACCTACCACTACCTGAAGCAGGCGGACTCGCCGGTGGTGGACCTGCGGCAGGTGGTCGACCACGTCGCGGCCTGGGAGTGCGAGAAGGAGGTGCGCGAACTCACGTCCGCCGAGCGCAACCGCGTCTCGACGGCGCTCCACCAGTTCCACCTGCCGAAGATGGACGACTGCGGGTTCGTGGAGTACGACCAGCAACGGGGGCACGTCGAACTGTCCGACCCCGCGACGGAACTGGAGGTGTACCTCGACGTGGTCCCCGGCCCGGACGTGCCGTGGAGCCGGTACTACATCGGGCTCGCGGGGGTGAACGCCGTCGTCCTCGCGGGCGTCCTCGTGGACGTGGCACCCTTCTCCCTCCTGCCGCCGACGTCGTGGCTCGTCTTCCTCGTGGCCTCGCTCGTCGTCTCGGCGGCGGCGCACACCTACCTCACGCGCAGGATGCGCCTCGGGTCGGCCGACGACCCGCCGGGGCGGGTGGAGCGATGA